One Halichoerus grypus chromosome 1, mHalGry1.hap1.1, whole genome shotgun sequence genomic region harbors:
- the CSTB gene encoding cystatin-B isoform X1: protein MRNVRRLLCEPRLGRGSGLFPAAWGRRALPFLTAPAFPGLGNASLVCGVLNVKAQLEEQENKKYATFKAVEFRSQVVAGMNYFIKVQVDDDEFVHLRVFRSLPHENKPVALSSYQTNKARHDELAYF from the exons ATGAGGAATGTGCGGCGACTGCTGTGCGAGCCCCGCCTGGGCCGCGGCTCCGGGCTCTTCCCCGCAGCCTGGGGCCGCAGGGCCCTGCCCTTCCTCACCGCTCCTGCTTTTCCGGGACTAGGAAACGCCTCCCTTGTCTGCGGAGTGCTGAAC GTGAAGGCCCAGCTGGAAGAACAGGAAAATAAGAAGTACGCTACCTTTAAGGCTGTGGAATTCAGGAGCCAGGTGGTCGCAGGGATGAACTACTTCATCAAG GTTCAAGTTGACGATGATGAGTTTGTGCACCTTCGAGTATTTCGAAGTCTCCCGCACGAAAACAAGCCCGTGGCCTTGTCCAGCTATCAGACCAACAAAGCCAGGCATGACGAGTTGGCGTATTTCTAG
- the CSTB gene encoding cystatin-B isoform X2 → MMCGAPTASQPATAETQAIADQVKAQLEEQENKKYATFKAVEFRSQVVAGMNYFIKVQVDDDEFVHLRVFRSLPHENKPVALSSYQTNKARHDELAYF, encoded by the exons ATGATGTGCGGGGCGCCCACCGCCTCGCAGCCCGCCACGGCCGAGACCCAGGCCATCGCCGACCAG GTGAAGGCCCAGCTGGAAGAACAGGAAAATAAGAAGTACGCTACCTTTAAGGCTGTGGAATTCAGGAGCCAGGTGGTCGCAGGGATGAACTACTTCATCAAG GTTCAAGTTGACGATGATGAGTTTGTGCACCTTCGAGTATTTCGAAGTCTCCCGCACGAAAACAAGCCCGTGGCCTTGTCCAGCTATCAGACCAACAAAGCCAGGCATGACGAGTTGGCGTATTTCTAG